Proteins encoded by one window of Erythrobacter sp.:
- a CDS encoding TonB-dependent receptor: protein MRNIRKPSVIRHSISILALAAGIGSATTVFAQDADPAAEEPDNSIVVTGVRASLDRAIDLKRNSSGVVDGISAEDIGRFPDTNLAESLQRITGVSIDRVNGEGSRVTVRGFGPGFNLVTLNGRTLPTASIASVGQDQNGDFVSGTTRSFDFANLASEGVSRLEVYKTARAGIPGGGIGAAINIVTRRPLDAAAGLSGSIGVKAAYDEADTYDLDRITPEVSGLLNWSNEAGTFGIGLFGSFQRRNNSAVSESANDWNILTYGDFASSTTFRRADGNTVVQNAPSDPDTLIAIPNDTRYHYSEFSRERINGQLTLQFAPSDRLEITADATYYRNQAEEQRVDQTTWYNRPFDAITFDGNPDVATAIFIDDVITAPKDGGFEQQYRATEDELYSLGLNVAYELTDNFTLEFDGHHSEANARPNNPNGHTSTLFAFAQKSIVDQGLNIVDGFPQQFIEFDDGNGNNNGILDIPDLGTQVARSQTAYQSQTVDEARLDAHWDVGDDDRVSFGASYRGASMSSRTISTYNALGDWGVGNIGDIAAQAGDLVEPFCLVCQWQDFDTGIAAGDPLSTAFRGDATALFNAFVNNPTINGTSDNQVEEDILAVYAEVDLNTELMGRPVNILAGVRYEHTNSESVTLQGIPQEIVWTQNNDFVANLSPTPEAVSGDNSYEHILPALDFSIELTDDVVGRVSFGRTIARPDFGSLFASTNPGNPNRPTALGGVPGGNRGNPQLVPLVSDNFDVSAEWYFAPSSYVSVGFFDKRVQNFVGTGQTTQPLFGLRNPSSGEPGTVSGQALEYLQNNAFDVSDDNLFVLSALIDNFGFADGVAQFLAAPRQAGSNALSQTYIDNINILYDLEAGPNDPLFQFQTQQPVNSEDAHIYGFEIAGQYFLGDTGIGVAAAYTLVRGDVGFDITAPTNADQFALLGLSDTANASLIYENYGISARLTYNWRDTFLTNNSRGSSRNPVFVDTYDQVDLNVSYDITDNIVVSFEAINLTGSNVKTYARTENQPWFIVEGRPRYYVGARMRF from the coding sequence TTGAGGAACATCCGTAAACCGTCCGTAATCCGTCATTCGATCTCGATCCTCGCTCTGGCAGCTGGAATTGGGAGCGCTACCACGGTCTTCGCGCAGGATGCTGATCCCGCTGCTGAGGAGCCCGACAATTCGATCGTGGTCACCGGCGTGCGGGCCTCGCTCGACCGCGCGATTGACCTGAAGCGCAACAGTTCCGGCGTGGTGGACGGCATCTCTGCCGAGGATATCGGCCGCTTCCCCGATACAAACCTCGCCGAGTCGCTGCAGCGCATCACCGGTGTGTCGATCGACCGTGTGAACGGCGAAGGTTCGCGCGTCACCGTGCGCGGCTTCGGCCCCGGCTTCAACCTCGTCACGCTCAACGGGCGCACGCTGCCGACGGCCAGCATTGCCTCGGTCGGGCAGGACCAGAACGGCGACTTCGTTTCCGGCACCACCCGCAGCTTCGATTTCGCCAATCTCGCGTCCGAAGGCGTCTCCCGACTGGAAGTGTACAAGACCGCGCGCGCCGGCATCCCCGGTGGCGGCATCGGCGCGGCGATCAACATCGTTACCCGTCGTCCGCTTGATGCAGCCGCAGGCCTGTCCGGCTCGATCGGCGTCAAGGCCGCCTATGACGAAGCCGATACCTATGATCTCGATCGCATCACGCCGGAAGTGTCCGGCCTGCTCAACTGGAGCAATGAAGCGGGCACCTTCGGCATTGGTCTGTTCGGCAGTTTCCAACGCCGCAACAACTCGGCCGTGTCGGAATCGGCGAACGACTGGAACATCCTGACTTACGGCGATTTCGCATCGTCCACCACCTTCCGCCGCGCGGACGGCAATACCGTAGTCCAGAATGCGCCGAGCGATCCGGACACGCTGATCGCGATCCCCAATGATACCCGCTATCACTATTCGGAATTCTCGCGCGAGCGGATCAACGGCCAACTGACGCTGCAATTTGCCCCGTCGGACCGGCTGGAGATCACGGCTGACGCGACCTATTATCGCAACCAGGCCGAAGAGCAGCGGGTCGACCAGACAACCTGGTACAACCGTCCCTTCGATGCGATCACTTTCGACGGCAATCCCGATGTCGCCACCGCGATCTTCATCGACGATGTGATCACCGCGCCCAAGGACGGCGGCTTCGAGCAGCAATATCGCGCCACCGAGGACGAGCTCTATTCGCTTGGCCTCAATGTCGCGTACGAGCTGACCGACAATTTCACGCTCGAGTTCGACGGTCACCATTCGGAAGCCAATGCGCGGCCGAACAATCCCAACGGCCACACCTCCACCTTGTTCGCTTTTGCGCAGAAGTCGATCGTCGATCAGGGGCTGAACATCGTTGACGGGTTCCCGCAGCAGTTCATCGAATTCGATGACGGCAACGGCAACAACAACGGCATTCTCGACATTCCCGATCTCGGCACGCAGGTCGCGCGCAGCCAGACTGCCTACCAGTCGCAGACAGTCGATGAAGCGCGGCTCGATGCCCATTGGGATGTGGGTGACGACGATCGTGTGTCGTTCGGTGCCAGCTACCGCGGAGCTTCGATGAGCAGCCGCACCATCAGCACCTACAACGCGCTGGGTGACTGGGGCGTGGGCAATATCGGAGATATCGCTGCGCAGGCCGGCGATCTGGTCGAGCCGTTCTGCCTCGTCTGCCAGTGGCAGGATTTCGACACCGGCATCGCCGCCGGCGATCCGCTCTCCACCGCTTTCCGCGGCGATGCGACGGCGCTGTTCAACGCCTTCGTCAATAACCCGACGATCAACGGCACGTCCGATAACCAGGTCGAGGAAGACATCCTGGCGGTCTATGCCGAAGTCGATCTCAATACCGAACTGATGGGCCGCCCGGTGAACATCCTTGCCGGTGTCCGCTATGAACACACCAATTCGGAATCGGTGACGCTGCAGGGGATTCCGCAGGAAATCGTCTGGACGCAGAACAACGACTTCGTTGCCAATCTTTCGCCCACGCCCGAAGCGGTGAGCGGGGACAACAGCTACGAACACATCCTCCCGGCGCTCGATTTCTCGATCGAACTGACCGACGATGTGGTTGGCCGCGTCTCCTTCGGTCGCACGATTGCCCGGCCAGATTTCGGATCGCTGTTCGCCTCGACCAATCCCGGCAACCCGAACCGGCCGACTGCGCTTGGCGGGGTGCCCGGCGGCAACCGCGGCAACCCGCAACTGGTGCCGCTGGTGTCGGACAACTTCGATGTCAGCGCCGAGTGGTACTTTGCCCCGTCGAGCTATGTCTCGGTCGGCTTCTTCGACAAGCGGGTGCAGAATTTCGTCGGCACCGGACAGACGACGCAGCCGCTGTTCGGCCTCCGCAACCCGAGTTCCGGCGAACCCGGCACGGTTTCGGGTCAGGCGCTCGAATATCTACAGAACAACGCCTTCGACGTTTCGGATGACAACCTGTTCGTGCTGTCCGCCTTGATCGACAACTTCGGCTTTGCCGATGGTGTGGCACAGTTCCTCGCCGCGCCAAGGCAGGCTGGATCCAATGCGCTCAGCCAGACCTATATCGACAACATCAACATCCTCTATGACCTCGAAGCCGGGCCGAACGATCCGCTGTTCCAGTTCCAGACCCAGCAGCCGGTCAATTCCGAAGACGCGCATATCTACGGCTTCGAAATCGCCGGGCAGTACTTCCTCGGCGATACCGGGATCGGCGTGGCCGCGGCCTATACGCTGGTGCGCGGCGATGTCGGGTTCGATATCACCGCCCCGACGAATGCCGACCAGTTCGCGCTGCTTGGCCTGTCGGATACCGCCAATGCCTCGCTGATCTACGAGAACTACGGGATCTCGGCGCGGCTAACGTACAATTGGCGCGACACTTTCCTCACCAACAACAGCCGGGGATCGTCGCGCAATCCGGTGTTCGTCGACACCTATGACCAGGTCGATCTGAACGTGTCTTACGACATTACCGATAACATCGTCGTGTCGTTCGAAGCGATCAACCTGACCGGTTCCAACGTGAAGACATATGCCCGCACCGAGAACCAGCCGTGGTTCATCGTCGAAGGTCGGCCGCGCTACTATGTCGGAGCGCGGATGCGGTTCTGA